From a region of the Bradyrhizobium sp. KBS0727 genome:
- the trmFO gene encoding methylenetetrahydrofolate--tRNA-(uracil(54)-C(5))-methyltransferase (FADH(2)-oxidizing) TrmFO, producing the protein MISNTPQSDTVHVVGGGLAGSEAAWQIANAGIPVILHEMRPSRMTEAHRTESLAELVCSNSFRSDDAANNAVGLLHAEMRRLGSLIMRAADANQVPAGGALAVDRDGFSAAVTKALHNHPLIEIDRAEVAGLPPKEWGNVIVATGPLTSAPLAEAIRELTDENALAFFDAIAPIVHKDSIDMSVAWFQSRYDKVGPGGTGADYINCPMTKDQYDAFVAALLAGEKVDFKDWETNTPYFDGCLPVEVMAERGPETLRHGPMKPVGLTNPHNPTVKAYAIVQLRQDNKLGTLYNIVGFQTKLKHGAQLQVFRTIPGLEGAEFARLGGLHRNTFLNSPKLLDGQLRLRAQPRLRFAGQMTGCEGYVESASIGLISGLYAAADARAQSLAPPPATTALGSLLGHITGGHIETIEPGEKLEPGTRSFQPMNINFGLFPPLAVAPTKKPDGTRLRGNEKTVAKKQAMSARALADLDGWIADHLRVAAAA; encoded by the coding sequence ATGATTTCCAACACTCCCCAAAGTGACACCGTCCATGTGGTTGGCGGCGGCCTTGCCGGCTCGGAAGCCGCTTGGCAGATCGCCAATGCCGGGATTCCCGTAATCCTGCACGAGATGCGTCCCTCGCGGATGACCGAGGCGCACCGCACCGAGAGCCTGGCCGAGCTGGTCTGCTCCAACTCGTTCCGCTCCGATGACGCCGCCAACAATGCCGTCGGCCTGCTGCACGCCGAGATGCGCCGGCTGGGCTCGCTGATCATGCGCGCGGCGGACGCCAATCAGGTGCCCGCCGGCGGCGCGCTGGCGGTCGACCGCGACGGCTTTTCGGCCGCCGTCACCAAGGCGCTGCACAACCATCCCCTGATCGAGATCGATCGGGCGGAGGTCGCCGGCCTGCCGCCAAAGGAATGGGGCAATGTCATCGTCGCCACCGGACCCCTCACCTCGGCACCGCTGGCGGAAGCTATCCGTGAGCTGACCGACGAGAACGCGCTGGCGTTCTTCGACGCCATCGCCCCGATCGTGCACAAGGATTCCATCGACATGTCGGTGGCGTGGTTTCAGTCGCGCTACGACAAGGTCGGGCCCGGCGGCACCGGCGCCGATTACATCAACTGTCCGATGACGAAGGACCAATACGATGCCTTCGTCGCGGCGCTGCTGGCCGGCGAGAAGGTCGACTTCAAGGATTGGGAGACCAACACGCCCTATTTCGACGGCTGCCTGCCGGTCGAGGTGATGGCGGAACGCGGCCCCGAGACCTTGCGACACGGACCGATGAAGCCGGTCGGGCTGACCAATCCGCATAATCCGACGGTGAAGGCCTACGCCATCGTGCAGCTGCGCCAGGACAACAAGCTCGGCACGCTCTACAATATCGTCGGTTTCCAGACCAAGCTGAAGCACGGCGCGCAGCTACAGGTGTTCCGCACCATTCCCGGACTCGAAGGCGCCGAATTCGCCCGGCTCGGCGGCCTCCACCGCAACACCTTCCTCAACTCGCCCAAACTGCTGGACGGCCAGTTGCGACTACGTGCCCAGCCGCGGCTGCGTTTTGCCGGTCAGATGACCGGCTGCGAGGGCTACGTGGAATCCGCCAGCATCGGCCTGATATCAGGACTTTACGCCGCGGCCGATGCACGCGCGCAGTCGCTGGCACCGCCGCCCGCGACCACCGCGCTGGGATCGCTGCTCGGCCATATCACCGGCGGCCACATCGAGACCATCGAACCCGGCGAGAAACTCGAGCCCGGCACGCGCTCGTTCCAGCCGATGAACATCAATTTCGGCCTGTTCCCGCCGCTTGCAGTCGCGCCGACCAAAAAACCCGACGGCACACGGCTGCGCGGCAACGAGAAGACGGTCGCCAAGAAGCAGGCGATGAGCGCCCGCGCGCTCGCCGACCTCGACGGCTGGATCGCCGACCACCTACGCGTTGCGGCGGCGGCGTAA